A region of Streptomyces sp. NBC_01267 DNA encodes the following proteins:
- a CDS encoding UDP-N-acetylmuramate dehydrogenase — protein MQELFEAPLAPLTTFRLGGPATRLITAETDAEVIEAAREADASGTPLLVIGGGSNLVIGDKGFAGTALRIATRGCTLSGTTLELAAGEVWSDAVARTVEAGLAGIECLAGIPGSAGATPIQNVGAYGQEVSSTITEVVAYDRSTGETVTIPRAECRFSYRNSRFKSEPDRFLVLRVRFQLEDAGGLSAPIAYPETARALGVEAGDRVPAAVARETVLRLRAGKGMVLDAGDHDTWSAGSFFTNPILDDEAFAAFRTRVHDRLGPDAGPPAFPAGEGYTKTSAAWLIDKAGFTKGYGTGPARISTKHTLALTNRGAATTDDLLALAREVVAGVHEAFGVTLVNEPVTVGVSL, from the coding sequence GTGCAGGAACTCTTCGAAGCCCCACTCGCCCCCCTGACCACCTTCCGCCTCGGCGGCCCCGCGACCCGGCTGATCACCGCCGAGACCGACGCCGAAGTGATCGAAGCCGCCCGCGAGGCCGATGCGAGCGGCACCCCGCTGCTGGTCATCGGCGGCGGGTCCAACCTGGTCATCGGAGACAAGGGGTTCGCGGGCACCGCCCTGCGGATCGCGACCCGGGGCTGCACGCTCTCCGGCACGACGCTGGAGCTCGCGGCCGGCGAGGTCTGGAGCGACGCGGTGGCCCGTACCGTCGAAGCCGGGCTCGCGGGGATCGAGTGCCTGGCCGGAATCCCTGGTTCCGCGGGTGCGACGCCGATCCAGAACGTCGGGGCGTACGGCCAGGAGGTCTCCTCGACCATCACCGAGGTCGTCGCCTACGACCGGAGCACGGGGGAGACCGTCACGATTCCCCGCGCCGAGTGCCGGTTCTCGTACCGGAACAGTCGTTTCAAGTCCGAGCCTGACCGCTTTCTGGTGCTGCGTGTCCGCTTCCAGCTCGAAGACGCGGGCGGCCTCTCGGCCCCGATCGCCTACCCGGAGACGGCGCGCGCGCTCGGCGTCGAGGCCGGTGACCGGGTGCCGGCCGCGGTCGCCCGCGAGACCGTGCTGCGGCTGCGGGCGGGCAAGGGCATGGTGCTGGACGCCGGGGACCACGACACCTGGTCGGCCGGTTCGTTCTTCACCAACCCGATCCTGGACGACGAGGCGTTCGCCGCCTTCCGCACCCGGGTGCACGACCGCCTCGGCCCGGACGCCGGACCGCCCGCGTTCCCCGCGGGAGAGGGGTACACCAAGACCTCCGCGGCCTGGCTCATCGACAAGGCGGGCTTCACCAAGGGGTACGGCACCGGCCCGGCCCGTATCTCCACCAAGCACACGCTGGCCCTGACCAACCGCGGCGCCGCCACCACCGACGACCTGCTCGCACTCGCCCGCGAGGTCGTCGCGGGCGTGCACGAGGCGTTCGGCGTGACGCTGGTCAACGAGCCGGTGACGGTGGGCGTCAGCCTCTGA
- a CDS encoding NAD(P)-dependent oxidoreductase: protein MKLTVFGATGGIGGQIVRQALESGHQVTAVVRDPARLTATGAGLDVFRSDLRDAESLRAAVAGRDAVLSGLGARARKDAGVAAVLTRPVLAAMEAEGVRRLLVVSAAPLAPVTAGQSLVDRAALGLIGAILKDVYADLRVMEDEIARSATDWTAVRPPKLTNKPLTGTYRTVIGGNPRGGRSIARADVAHAMLAMIDDPATVRQGVGVAY, encoded by the coding sequence ATGAAACTCACCGTGTTCGGCGCGACCGGCGGCATCGGCGGGCAGATCGTCCGGCAGGCGCTGGAGTCCGGCCATCAGGTGACGGCCGTGGTGCGCGATCCGGCGCGGCTGACCGCGACGGGAGCGGGACTCGACGTGTTCCGCTCGGACCTGCGGGACGCGGAGTCGCTGCGCGCCGCGGTGGCGGGCCGGGACGCGGTGCTCTCCGGGCTCGGGGCACGGGCCCGCAAGGACGCGGGCGTCGCCGCGGTCCTCACCCGCCCGGTGCTGGCGGCGATGGAGGCGGAGGGCGTACGGCGGCTGCTGGTGGTGAGCGCGGCTCCGCTGGCGCCGGTCACCGCGGGGCAGTCGCTGGTCGACCGCGCGGCGCTGGGCCTGATCGGCGCGATCCTGAAGGACGTGTACGCCGATCTGCGGGTCATGGAGGACGAGATCGCACGGAGCGCCACGGACTGGACGGCCGTCCGGCCGCCGAAGCTGACGAACAAGCCGCTGACCGGCACGTACCGGACCGTCATCGGTGGCAATCCGCGCGGCGGCAGGTCCATCGCGCGCGCCGACGTGGCGCACGCGATGCTGGCGATGATCGACGACCCGGCGACGGTGCGGCAAGGGGTCGGGGTCGCGTACTAG
- a CDS encoding adenosine deaminase, translating to MEHVRDIRLLPKAHLHLHFTGSMRPTTLLELADRYGVHLPEALTGGEPPKLRATDERGWFRFQRLYDIARSCLRAPEDIQRLVREAAEEDVRDGAGWLEIQVDPTSYAPLLGGLIPALEIILDAVDAASRETGLGIRVVVAANRMKHPLDARTLARLAVRYADRGVVGFGLSNDERRGMARDFDRAFAIAREGGLLAAPHGGELSGPASVRDCLDDLHASRIGHGVRAAEDPALLKRLADRGVTCEVCPASNVALGVYEKHEDVPLRRLFDAGVPMALGADDPLLFGSRLAAQYELARAQGFSDAELAELARQSVRGSAAPADVRTKMLAGVDDWLTGRP from the coding sequence ATGGAGCACGTACGTGACATCAGGCTGCTGCCGAAGGCCCATCTGCATCTGCACTTCACCGGGTCGATGCGGCCCACGACCCTGCTGGAACTGGCCGACAGATACGGCGTGCACCTGCCCGAGGCGCTGACCGGCGGCGAGCCTCCGAAGCTGCGGGCCACCGACGAGCGCGGCTGGTTCCGTTTCCAGCGGCTCTACGACATCGCCCGGTCCTGCCTGCGCGCGCCGGAGGACATCCAGCGGCTGGTGCGCGAGGCCGCCGAGGAGGACGTACGGGACGGTGCGGGCTGGCTGGAGATCCAGGTCGACCCCACCTCGTACGCACCGCTGCTCGGCGGGCTGATCCCTGCGCTGGAGATCATCCTGGACGCGGTGGACGCCGCGTCGCGGGAGACCGGGCTCGGGATACGGGTCGTGGTGGCCGCGAACCGGATGAAGCACCCCCTGGACGCCCGGACGCTCGCCCGCCTCGCGGTGCGGTACGCGGACCGGGGCGTGGTCGGGTTCGGGCTCTCCAACGACGAACGCCGGGGCATGGCCCGCGACTTCGACCGGGCCTTCGCCATCGCCCGGGAGGGCGGCCTGCTGGCCGCGCCGCACGGCGGGGAGCTCAGCGGCCCCGCGTCGGTCCGCGACTGCCTGGACGATCTGCACGCCTCGCGGATCGGGCACGGGGTGCGGGCCGCCGAGGACCCCGCCCTGCTGAAGCGGCTGGCCGACCGCGGGGTGACCTGCGAGGTGTGCCCGGCGTCGAACGTGGCGCTCGGTGTCTACGAGAAGCACGAGGACGTACCCCTGCGACGGTTGTTCGACGCCGGGGTGCCGATGGCGCTCGGCGCGGACGACCCGCTGCTGTTCGGGTCGCGACTGGCGGCCCAGTACGAGCTGGCACGCGCCCAGGGGTTCAGCGACGCCGAACTGGCCGAGCTGGCACGGCAGTCGGTGCGCGGCTCGGCGGCGCCGGCGGACGTCCGTACGAAGATGCTGGCCGGCGTGGACGACTGGCTCACGGGTCGACCATGA
- a CDS encoding pyridoxal phosphate-dependent aminotransferase produces MSAATPPTERRVSARIGAISESATLAVDAKAKALKAAGRPVIGFGAGEPDFPTPGYIVEAAVEACRNPKYHRYTPAGGLPELKAAIAAKTLRDSGYEVEASQVLVTNGGKQAIYEAFAAILDPGDEVIVPAPYWTTYPESIRLAGGVPVEVVADETTGYRVSVEQLEAARTEKTKVVLFVSPSNPTGAVYSAADTEAIGRWAVEHGLWVLTDEIYEHLVYGDAKFTSLPAVVPELRDKCIVVNGVAKTYAMTGWRVGWIVGPKDIVKAATNLQSHATSNVSNVSQAAALAAVSGNLDAVDEMRTAFDRRRKAIVRMLNEIDGVLCPEPEGAFYAYPSVKALLGKQIRGKRPQTSVELAALILDEAEVAVVPGEAFGTPGYLRFSYALGDEDLAEGIGRVQKLLAEATD; encoded by the coding sequence ATGAGCGCTGCAACTCCTCCGACCGAGCGCAGGGTCTCCGCCCGCATCGGTGCTATCTCCGAGTCCGCCACCCTGGCTGTCGATGCCAAGGCGAAGGCCCTGAAGGCCGCCGGCCGACCGGTGATCGGCTTCGGTGCCGGTGAGCCCGACTTCCCCACGCCCGGCTACATCGTCGAGGCCGCTGTCGAGGCCTGCCGCAACCCCAAGTACCACCGCTACACCCCGGCCGGCGGGCTCCCCGAGCTCAAGGCCGCCATCGCCGCGAAGACGCTGCGCGACTCCGGTTACGAGGTCGAGGCCTCCCAGGTGCTCGTCACCAACGGCGGCAAGCAGGCCATCTACGAGGCGTTCGCCGCGATCCTCGACCCGGGCGACGAGGTCATCGTCCCGGCTCCGTACTGGACCACCTACCCGGAGTCGATCCGGCTCGCGGGCGGCGTCCCCGTCGAGGTCGTGGCCGACGAGACCACCGGCTACCGGGTCTCCGTCGAGCAGCTCGAAGCCGCCCGTACGGAGAAGACCAAGGTCGTCCTCTTCGTCTCCCCCTCGAACCCGACCGGCGCCGTCTACAGCGCCGCCGACACCGAGGCCATCGGGCGCTGGGCCGTCGAGCACGGGCTGTGGGTGCTGACCGACGAGATCTACGAGCACCTGGTGTACGGCGACGCGAAGTTCACCTCGCTGCCCGCCGTCGTGCCCGAGCTGCGTGACAAGTGCATCGTGGTCAACGGCGTCGCCAAGACGTACGCCATGACCGGCTGGCGCGTGGGGTGGATCGTCGGCCCGAAGGACATCGTGAAGGCCGCGACCAACCTCCAGTCGCACGCCACCTCCAACGTCTCCAACGTCTCCCAGGCCGCCGCGCTCGCCGCCGTCTCCGGGAACCTGGACGCGGTCGACGAGATGCGTACCGCCTTCGACCGGCGCCGCAAGGCCATCGTGCGGATGCTGAACGAGATCGACGGCGTGCTCTGCCCGGAGCCGGAGGGCGCGTTCTACGCGTACCCCTCGGTGAAGGCGCTCCTCGGCAAGCAGATCCGCGGCAAGCGCCCGCAGACCTCGGTCGAGCTGGCCGCGCTGATCCTGGACGAGGCCGAGGTGGCCGTGGTGCCCGGCGAGGCGTTCGGTACGCCCGGTTACCTGCGGTTCTCCTACGCGCTGGGCGACGAGGACCTGGCCGAGGGCATCGGCCGGGTGCAGAAGCTGCTGGCCGAGGCCACGGACTGA
- the secE gene encoding preprotein translocase subunit SecE, translated as MTDAVGSIDVPDAQDDEAPESKKARKGGKRGKKGPFGRLALFYRQIVAELRKVVWPTRSQLSTYTTVVIVFVVIMIGIVTVIDYGFNQAAKYVFG; from the coding sequence GTGACGGACGCCGTCGGCTCCATCGACGTGCCTGATGCGCAGGATGACGAAGCGCCGGAGTCGAAGAAGGCGCGCAAGGGCGGAAAGCGCGGCAAGAAGGGCCCCTTCGGCCGTCTCGCGCTTTTCTACCGCCAGATCGTCGCGGAACTGCGCAAGGTTGTCTGGCCGACCCGGAGCCAGCTCTCGACCTACACCACCGTGGTGATCGTGTTCGTCGTCATCATGATCGGCATCGTGACCGTGATTGACTATGGCTTCAACCAAGCCGCCAAATACGTCTTTGGCTGA
- the nusG gene encoding transcription termination/antitermination protein NusG, protein MSDPNLNEAVEPGESFESAEDELDIVEAADAEDPDQAEAADAAAGEPAEEAAVHAEDETAVEDEESEDAEDGAEEVADVPAVDPVEALRQELRGLPGEWYVIHTYAGYEKRVKANLEQRAVSLNVEEFIYQAEVPEEEIVQIKNGERKNVRQNKLPGYVLVRMDLTNESWGVVRNTPGVTGFVGNAYDPYPLTLDEIVKMLAPEAEEKAAREAAEAEGKPVPARKVEVQVLDFEVGDSVTVTDGPFATLQATINEINADSKKVKGLVEIFGRETPVELSFDQIQKN, encoded by the coding sequence GTGTCTGACCCGAACCTGAACGAGGCCGTCGAGCCGGGCGAAAGCTTCGAGTCCGCAGAGGACGAGCTCGACATCGTCGAGGCGGCAGACGCTGAGGACCCGGACCAGGCAGAAGCTGCCGACGCCGCCGCCGGTGAGCCCGCTGAAGAGGCCGCTGTGCACGCCGAGGACGAGACCGCCGTCGAGGACGAAGAGTCCGAGGACGCGGAGGACGGGGCCGAAGAGGTCGCCGACGTCCCCGCGGTCGACCCGGTCGAGGCCCTGCGCCAGGAGCTCCGCGGTCTGCCCGGCGAGTGGTACGTCATCCACACGTACGCCGGTTACGAGAAGCGTGTGAAGGCCAACCTGGAACAGCGCGCCGTCTCGCTGAACGTCGAGGAGTTCATCTACCAGGCCGAAGTGCCCGAGGAAGAGATCGTCCAGATCAAGAACGGCGAGCGTAAGAACGTCCGCCAGAACAAGCTTCCCGGCTACGTCCTGGTCCGCATGGACCTCACCAACGAGTCCTGGGGCGTGGTGCGTAACACCCCCGGCGTCACCGGCTTCGTCGGCAACGCCTACGACCCGTACCCGCTGACCCTGGACGAGATCGTCAAGATGCTCGCCCCGGAGGCCGAGGAGAAGGCCGCCCGTGAGGCCGCCGAGGCCGAGGGCAAGCCGGTTCCGGCCCGCAAGGTCGAGGTCCAGGTGCTGGACTTCGAGGTCGGCGACTCGGTCACCGTCACCGACGGCCCGTTCGCGACGCTGCAGGCGACGATCAACGAGATCAACGCCGACTCGAAGAAGGTCAAGGGTCTCGTCGAGATCTTCGGCCGCGAGACTCCGGTCGAGCTCAGCTTCGACCAGATCCAGAAGAACTGA
- the rplK gene encoding 50S ribosomal protein L11 has protein sequence MPPKKKKVTGLIKLQIKAGAANPAPPVGPALGQHGVNIMEFCKAYNAATESQRGMVVPVEITVYEDRSFTFITKTPPAAKLILKAAGVEKGSGEPHKTKVAKLTGAQVREIATTKMPDLNANDLDAASKIIAGTARSMGITVEG, from the coding sequence ATGCCTCCCAAGAAGAAGAAGGTCACGGGGCTTATCAAGCTCCAGATCAAGGCCGGTGCGGCCAACCCGGCTCCGCCGGTCGGCCCCGCACTGGGTCAGCACGGCGTCAACATCATGGAGTTCTGCAAGGCCTACAACGCCGCGACCGAGTCGCAGCGTGGCATGGTCGTGCCGGTGGAGATCACGGTCTACGAAGACCGTTCCTTCACCTTCATCACCAAGACTCCGCCCGCCGCGAAGCTGATCCTCAAGGCCGCAGGCGTGGAGAAGGGCTCCGGCGAGCCGCACAAGACGAAGGTCGCCAAGCTCACCGGCGCCCAGGTCCGCGAGATCGCCACGACGAAGATGCCCGACCTGAACGCCAACGACCTCGACGCCGCGTCGAAGATCATCGCTGGCACCGCCCGTTCCATGGGCATCACGGTCGAGGGCTGA
- the rplA gene encoding 50S ribosomal protein L1, with translation MKRSKTLRAADAKIDADKLYAPLEAVRLAKDTSATKFDGTVEVAMRLGVDPRKADQMVRGTVNLPHGTGKTARVLVFATGDRAAAAEAAGADIVGADELIDEVAKGRLDFDAVVATPDLMGKVGRLGRVLGPRGLMPNPKTGTVTPDVTKAVTDIKGGKIEFRVDKHSNLHFIIGKVSFDETKLVENYAAALDEILRLKPSAAKGRYIKKATLATTMGPGIPLDSNRTRNLLVEEDPAAV, from the coding sequence GTGAAGCGCAGCAAGACTCTCCGCGCTGCGGACGCCAAGATCGACGCGGACAAGCTGTACGCCCCGCTCGAAGCCGTCCGCCTCGCCAAGGACACCTCCGCGACCAAGTTCGACGGCACCGTCGAGGTCGCCATGCGTCTGGGCGTCGACCCGCGCAAGGCCGACCAGATGGTCCGCGGCACCGTGAACCTGCCGCACGGCACCGGCAAGACCGCCCGGGTCCTGGTCTTCGCGACCGGTGACCGTGCTGCGGCCGCGGAAGCCGCCGGAGCCGACATCGTCGGCGCCGACGAGCTCATCGACGAGGTTGCGAAGGGCCGTCTGGACTTCGACGCCGTCGTCGCCACCCCGGACCTCATGGGCAAGGTCGGCCGCCTCGGCCGCGTGCTCGGTCCGCGTGGGCTCATGCCGAACCCGAAGACCGGAACGGTCACCCCGGACGTGACGAAGGCTGTCACGGACATCAAGGGCGGCAAGATCGAGTTCCGCGTCGACAAGCACTCGAACCTGCACTTCATCATCGGCAAGGTTTCCTTCGACGAGACGAAGCTGGTCGAGAACTACGCCGCCGCGCTGGACGAGATCCTTCGTCTGAAGCCGTCGGCCGCCAAGGGCCGCTACATCAAGAAGGCCACGCTGGCCACCACGATGGGCCCCGGCATCCCGCTGGACTCCAACCGCACCCGCAACCTCCTCGTCGAGGAGGACCCGGCCGCCGTCTGA
- the rplJ gene encoding 50S ribosomal protein L10, translating to MARPDKAAAVAELADQFRSSNAAVLTEYRGLTVAQLKQLRRSLGENAQYAVVKNTLTKIAANEAGINTLDDLFAGPTAVAFVTGDPVESAKGLRDFAKENPNLIIKGGVLDGKALTADEIKKLADLESREVLLAKVAGGIKASMAKAAATFQAPLSEFVRTADALRAKVEQGGAGTPAPADAEVAE from the coding sequence ATGGCAAGGCCCGACAAGGCTGCCGCGGTAGCCGAGCTCGCGGACCAGTTCCGTAGCTCGAACGCCGCTGTGCTGACCGAGTACCGGGGTCTCACCGTGGCCCAGCTCAAGCAGCTGCGCCGTTCGCTCGGTGAGAACGCCCAGTACGCCGTGGTGAAGAACACGCTGACCAAGATCGCGGCCAACGAGGCCGGGATCAACACGCTGGACGACCTGTTCGCAGGCCCGACGGCGGTTGCCTTCGTCACCGGTGACCCGGTGGAGTCGGCGAAGGGTCTTCGTGACTTCGCCAAGGAGAACCCCAACCTCATCATCAAGGGCGGTGTCCTTGATGGTAAGGCGCTGACCGCGGATGAGATCAAGAAGCTTGCGGACCTCGAGTCCCGCGAGGTTCTGCTCGCCAAGGTGGCCGGTGGGATCAAGGCGTCGATGGCCAAGGCCGCGGCGACTTTCCAGGCCCCGCTGTCGGAGTTCGTCCGCACTGCGGACGCGCTTCGCGCCAAGGTCGAGCAGGGCGGTGCCGGTACGCCGGCTCCCGCCGACGCCGAGGTGGCGGAGTAA
- the rplL gene encoding 50S ribosomal protein L7/L12, translating to MAKLSQDDLLAQFENLTLIELSEFVKAFEEKFDVKAAAPVAVAAAGGAGAPAEAAEEQDEFDVILTAAGDKKIQVIKVVRELTSLGLKEAKDLVDGAPKPVLEKVAKEAAEKAAESLKGAGASVEVK from the coding sequence ATGGCGAAGCTGTCCCAGGACGATCTGCTCGCGCAGTTCGAGAACCTGACCCTCATCGAGCTCTCCGAGTTCGTCAAGGCCTTCGAGGAGAAGTTCGACGTCAAGGCTGCCGCCCCGGTCGCCGTTGCCGCCGCCGGTGGCGCTGGCGCCCCCGCCGAGGCCGCTGAGGAGCAGGACGAGTTCGACGTCATCCTCACCGCCGCCGGTGACAAGAAGATCCAGGTCATCAAGGTCGTGCGTGAGCTGACCTCGCTGGGTCTGAAGGAGGCCAAGGACCTCGTCGACGGCGCCCCGAAGCCCGTCCTCGAGAAGGTCGCCAAGGAGGCCGCCGAGAAGGCTGCCGAGTCCCTCAAGGGCGCCGGCGCCTCGGTCGAGGTCAAGTGA
- the rpoB gene encoding DNA-directed RNA polymerase subunit beta gives MAASRNASTSNTNNGASTAPLRISFAKIREPLEVPNLLALQTESFDWLLGNAAWKGRVEAALESGQDVPTKSGLEEIFEEISPIEDFSGSMSLTFRDHRFEPPKNSIDECKDRDFTFAAPLFVTAEFTNNETGEIKSQTVFMGDFPLMTNKGTFVINGTERVVVSQLVRSPGVYFDSSIDKTSDKDIFSAKIIPSRGAWLEMEIDKRDMVGVRIDRKRKQSVTVLLKALGWTTEQILEEFGEYESMRATLEKDHTQGQDDALLDIYRKLRPGEPPTREAAQTLLENLYFNPKRYDLAKVGRYKVNKKLGADEPLDAGVLTSDDVIATIKYLVKLHAGETETVGESGRQIVVETDDIDHFGNRRLRNVGELIQNQVRTGLARMERVVRERMTTQDVEAITPQTLINIRPVVASIKEFFGTSQLSQFMDQNNPLSGLTHKRRLSALGPGGLSRERAGFEVRDVHPSHYGRMCPIETPEGPNIGLIGSLASYGRVNAFGFVETPYRKVVEGVVTDDVDYLTADEEDRFVIAQANATLSEEMRFTEPRVLVRRRGGEVDYIPGDDVDYMDVSPRQMVSVATAMIPFLEHDDANRALMGANMMRQAVPLIQSEAPLVGTGMEYRCAVDAGDVLKADKGGVVQEVSADYITIANDDGTYSTYRIAKFSRSNQGTSVNQKVVVNEGDRVVESQVLADGPATENGEMALGKNLLVAFMPWEGHNYEDAIILSQRLVQDDVLSSIHIEEHEVDARDTKLGPEEITRDIPNVSEEVLADLDERGIIRIGADVIAGDILVGKVTPKGETELTPEERLLRAIFGEKAREVRDTSLKVPHGEIGKVIGVRVFDREEGDELPPGVNQLVRVYVAQKRKITDGDKLAGRHGNKGVISKILPIEDMPFLEDGTPVDIILNPLGVPSRMNPGQVLEIHLGWLASQGWKVEGNEEWMERLKAIGADDVAPRTNVATPVFDGAREDEISGLFESTIPNRDGDRMVLPSGKARMFDGRSGEPFPEPISVGYMYILKLHHLVDDKLHARSTGPYSMITQQPLGGKAQFGGQRFGEMEVWALEAYGAAYALQELLTIKSDDVTGRVKVYEAIVKGENIPEPGIPESFKVLIKEMQSLCLNVEVLSSDGMSIEMRDTDEDVFRAAEELGIDLSRREPSSVEEV, from the coding sequence TTGGCCGCCTCGCGCAACGCCTCGACCTCCAATACGAACAACGGCGCCAGCACCGCCCCGCTGCGCATCTCTTTTGCAAAGATCAGGGAACCTCTCGAGGTTCCGAACCTCCTTGCGCTGCAGACCGAGAGCTTTGACTGGCTGCTCGGGAACGCCGCTTGGAAGGGTCGCGTCGAGGCCGCTCTCGAAAGCGGACAGGACGTTCCCACCAAGTCCGGTCTGGAAGAGATCTTCGAGGAGATCTCGCCGATCGAGGACTTCTCCGGGTCGATGTCGCTGACGTTCCGCGACCACCGCTTCGAGCCCCCGAAGAACTCGATCGACGAGTGCAAGGACCGCGACTTCACCTTCGCTGCGCCGCTCTTCGTCACGGCCGAGTTCACCAACAACGAGACCGGTGAGATCAAGTCTCAGACGGTCTTCATGGGCGATTTCCCGCTCATGACCAACAAGGGCACCTTCGTCATCAACGGCACCGAGCGTGTCGTGGTGTCGCAGCTGGTCCGCTCGCCCGGCGTCTACTTCGACTCCTCCATCGACAAGACGTCCGACAAGGACATCTTCTCCGCCAAGATCATCCCGTCCCGGGGTGCCTGGCTGGAGATGGAGATCGACAAGCGCGACATGGTCGGTGTCCGCATCGACCGCAAGCGCAAGCAGTCCGTCACCGTTCTCCTCAAGGCTCTCGGGTGGACCACCGAGCAGATCCTCGAAGAGTTCGGCGAGTACGAGTCGATGCGTGCCACCCTGGAGAAGGACCACACCCAGGGCCAGGACGACGCACTGCTCGACATCTACCGCAAGCTGCGTCCGGGCGAGCCGCCCACGCGTGAAGCTGCTCAGACGCTGCTCGAGAACCTCTACTTCAACCCGAAGCGCTACGACCTCGCGAAGGTCGGCCGCTACAAGGTGAACAAGAAGCTCGGCGCCGACGAGCCGCTCGACGCCGGTGTGCTCACCAGCGACGACGTCATCGCGACCATCAAGTACCTGGTCAAGCTGCACGCCGGCGAGACCGAGACGGTGGGCGAGTCCGGCCGTCAGATCGTCGTCGAGACCGACGACATCGACCACTTCGGCAACCGTCGTCTGCGTAACGTCGGCGAGCTCATCCAGAACCAGGTCCGCACGGGTCTGGCCCGGATGGAGCGCGTCGTGCGTGAGCGCATGACGACCCAGGACGTCGAGGCGATCACGCCGCAGACCCTGATCAACATCCGGCCGGTCGTCGCCTCCATCAAGGAGTTCTTCGGCACCAGCCAGCTGTCTCAGTTCATGGACCAGAACAACCCGCTGTCGGGTCTCACCCACAAGCGCCGTCTGTCGGCTCTTGGCCCGGGTGGTCTCTCCCGTGAGCGGGCCGGCTTCGAGGTCCGTGACGTGCACCCGTCCCACTACGGACGCATGTGCCCGATCGAGACCCCTGAAGGCCCGAACATCGGTCTGATCGGTTCGCTCGCCTCCTACGGCCGCGTCAACGCGTTCGGCTTCGTCGAGACGCCGTACCGCAAGGTCGTCGAGGGCGTCGTCACCGACGACGTCGACTACCTGACGGCCGACGAGGAAGACCGCTTCGTCATCGCCCAGGCCAACGCGACGCTCTCCGAGGAGATGCGGTTCACCGAGCCGCGTGTCCTGGTCCGCCGTCGTGGCGGCGAGGTCGACTACATCCCCGGCGACGACGTCGACTACATGGACGTCTCGCCGCGCCAGATGGTGTCGGTCGCCACGGCCATGATCCCGTTCCTGGAGCACGACGACGCCAACCGTGCCCTCATGGGCGCGAACATGATGCGTCAGGCGGTGCCGCTGATCCAGTCCGAGGCGCCGCTCGTCGGCACCGGCATGGAGTACCGCTGTGCGGTCGACGCCGGTGACGTCCTCAAGGCGGACAAGGGCGGTGTGGTCCAGGAGGTCTCCGCGGACTACATCACCATCGCCAACGACGACGGCACGTACTCGACGTACCGCATCGCCAAGTTCTCCCGCTCGAACCAGGGCACCTCGGTCAACCAGAAGGTTGTCGTCAACGAGGGTGACCGGGTCGTCGAGAGCCAGGTGCTCGCCGACGGTCCTGCGACCGAGAACGGCGAGATGGCGCTCGGCAAGAACCTGCTGGTCGCGTTCATGCCGTGGGAGGGTCACAACTACGAGGACGCGATCATCCTGTCGCAGCGCCTCGTGCAGGACGACGTCCTCTCCTCGATCCACATCGAGGAGCACGAGGTCGACGCCCGTGACACCAAGCTCGGCCCGGAGGAGATCACCCGGGACATCCCGAACGTCTCCGAGGAGGTCCTCGCGGACCTCGACGAGCGCGGCATCATCCGTATCGGTGCCGATGTCATCGCCGGCGACATCCTGGTCGGCAAGGTCACGCCCAAGGGCGAGACCGAGCTCACCCCGGAGGAGCGCCTGCTCCGTGCGATCTTCGGTGAGAAGGCGCGCGAAGTGCGCGACACCTCGCTGAAGGTGCCGCACGGCGAGATCGGCAAGGTCATCGGCGTCCGCGTCTTCGACCGTGAAGAGGGCGACGAGCTGCCGCCGGGCGTGAACCAGCTGGTTCGCGTGTACGTCGCGCAGAAGCGCAAGATCACCGATGGTGACAAGCTCGCCGGCCGTCACGGCAACAAGGGCGTCATCTCGAAGATCCTGCCGATCGAGGACATGCCGTTCCTGGAGGACGGCACCCCGGTCGACATCATCCTCAACCCGCTGGGTGTCCCGTCCCGAATGAACCCGGGACAGGTCCTGGAGATCCACCTCGGCTGGCTCGCCAGCCAGGGCTGGAAGGTCGAGGGCAACGAGGAGTGGATGGAGCGGCTCAAGGCCATCGGCGCCGACGACGTCGCTCCCCGTACCAACGTCGCCACCCCGGTCTTCGACGGTGCGCGCGAGGACGAGATCTCCGGTCTCTTCGAGTCCACCATTCCGAACCGCGACGGCGACCGCATGGTCCTCCCGTCCGGCAAGGCGCGGATGTTCGACGGCCGCTCCGGCGAGCCGTTCCCGGAGCCGATCTCGGTCGGCTACATGTACATCCTCAAGCTCCACCACCTGGTCGACGACAAGCTGCACGCGCGTTCGACCGGCCCGTACTCGATGATCACCCAGCAGCCGCTGGGTGGTAAGGCTCAGTTCGGTGGCCAGCGATTCGGTGAGATGGAGGTGTGGGCGCTGGAGGCATACGGCGCCGCTTACGCCCTCCAGGAGCTGCTGACCATCAAGTCCGACGACGTGACCGGCCGCGTGAAGGTGTACGAGGCCATCGTCAAGGGCGAGAACATCCCCGAGCCGGGCATTCCCGAGTCCTTCAAGGTGCTCATCAAGGAAATGCAGTCGCTCTGCCTCAACGTGGAGGTGCTGTCCTCGGACGGCATGTCCATCGAGATGCGCGACACGGACGAGGACGTCTTCCGTGCAGCGGAGGAGCTCGGTATCGACCTGTCCCGGCGCGAGCCGAGCAGCGTCGAAGAGGTCTGA